Within Candidatus Gastranaerophilales bacterium, the genomic segment CAGTAAGTTTTGTTCTTCAGGCGAATTAGCAGTAGTTTTGTTTAAAATTTTAATAATTCTGTCAAAAAATTTTTCTGCAAGAAGTTCTATTTTTTCAGAGCTGTTGGATTTTTTGGCGAAGTTTAAAGCTCTTCTGCTTACATTTAACAATTCTTGTTGGGGAATAATACCGTTAAAAGATATATTATTGTTCAAAGTATTTTTTACAAAAACATCTTTATCAAGCGAATTATATAAAGTTTTATTTGTTTTTTCGCCGCTATGTAATTTTATTATCCTGTTGCATGATACGGAATTAACAGAGAGAATATTCATTTTCAACCTGATATTTACTAGTATATTAATTCTAAAGAGGTGAATATAAAAATTTGACCTAAAAATTAAATAATTTACATATTTTTACAAAGATAATTTAATAGCCGAAACAAATTAATATAATTTGAAAGAATTTTTGTGGTAATCAAGGATTTTTTCCTGTTTCATTTTGGATAACTCTCTTGAAAGAGCGCTTCTGTCAGCACCTATGTATTCTGCCATTTGTTCCCTTGAATAGGTTATTTCAAATATATTTGTTTTGTGTTTGGTTTTTTCTTTGAATAACATATATAAAATCCGATCCCTCAAAGTTTTCTTTGAAAGAAGCTCTATGCGCTCTTGCAGCAAAATATTTCTGGTCGCAATGATTTTGACAATATTTTCAAGAAGCGTCTTATGAAACCTGCAAGAGTTTGAACAAATTGATAATATTTTTTTGCAGTTAAGAAACAAAATTTGTGTATCTTCCATTGCAATAGCACAAATACTGCTTTTTTCTTTTTCTGCAAAAATAAATGCCTCAGCGAAAGTTTCACCTTTTACGGTATTGGTAATAATTATTTTATTTCCGTCATAACCGTCTTTTACAAGCTGTACTTTGCCTTCTGCAACATAGCAGACTGAGGTTATTTTATCACCTGCATTAAAAATAATTTCATCTTTTTTGTATGCTTTTTTTACAGCCTGAATACAGCAGGTAAGTGCCTCAAAGTCTTTTTCATCTATGCCGTCAAAAATATTCATTCAATTATCTTTCAAAATTGGTTGCATGTGCAACAGACTTTCTTATTATAGCAACTTATAATGGATATGAAAAGATAAGGAGACGTTAAAAGATGGATAAAATGTTTTGTTTTCAATGCGAACAGACGGCAGGTTCTACAGGATGTACGAAAGGCGGTGTTTGCGGCAAATCTGCAGAAGTTGCAAACTTGCAGGACGAGCTTACAAGCTCATTGATTAAGCTTGCTAATGTAGCTGATAAATCTGAAGAAAATACGGAGATATTGATTGACGGATTATTTACTACAATTACAAACGTAAATTTTGACGGACAATCAATACAGGAACTAACAAACAAAAATATTGAAAAGTTCGGCTATAAAGAATTTGATATTCAATCGGTATGGGATTGCAGTGAAGATGTCAGAAGCCTTAAATCGCTTATTCTGTTTGGGCTGAAAGGTATTGCTGCATATGCTCATCATGCAAGAATTTTGGGATATAAAAGCGATAGCGTGGATGATTTCTTCTACGAAGCTTTAAGGTCAATTTCCAAAGATTTAAGCATAGAAGCATTGTTAGGTCTTGTTTTAAAGACAGGTAAAATCAATCTTGAATGTATGGAACTTTTGGATAAAGCAAACACGGAAACTTACGGTAATCCGGTTCCGACAAAAGTTACGACTAATATTGAAAAAGGACCTTTTATAGTTGTAACAGGGCATGATTTGCATGATTTGGCACTTTTGCTTGAGCAGTCAAAGGACAAGGGTGTAAATATCTATACCCATGGTGAAATGCTCCCTTGCCATGCTTATCCTGAGTTGAAAAAATATTCTCACCTAAAGGGTAATTTCGGTACTGCCTGGCAAAATCAGCAGAAAGAATTTGATAACCTTCCTGCGGCAATTTTGTTTACGACTAACTGCATAATGCCCGTAAGAGACAGTTATAAAGACAGGGTATTTACCACTTCTGTTGTTCAGTATCCGCAATGTACCCATATAGGTGCTGATAGGGACTTTAGCGCTGTTATTAATAAGGCGCTTGAGCTTGGCGGATACAGCGAAGATAAAAAAATGACCGGTATCAATGGTGGAGATGTATTGACTGTAGGGTTTGGACACAATACCGTACTATCGGTTGCCGATAAAGTAATAGATGCAGTTAAAGCAGGTGCATTGAAACATATATTCCTGGTCGGCGGCTGCGACGGCGCAAAACCGGGCAGAAATTACTACACCGATTTCGTAAAACAAACGCCGGCGGATACTTTTGTATTGACTTTAGCTTGCGGTAAGTTCAGGTTTAACGACCTTGATTTAGGTGATATCGGCGGGATACCAAGGCTGCTTGATATGGGACAATGCAACGATGCTTACAGTGCAATTAAAGTTGCAGTTGAACTCGCAAAAGCATTCAATTGCGGCGTGAATGAGCTGCCGTTATCGCTTGTATTGTCATGGTATGAGCAAAAGGCTGTTTGTATCTTGCTTACATTGCTTTATTTGGGTATTGAAGATATAAGGCTTGGACCTACGCTTCCTGCGTTTGTATCGCCGAATGTTTTAAATATTCTTGTAGAAAAGTTTAAAATTAAACCTATTTCAACTCCCCACGAAGACTTGAAAGCTATCCTAGGTTAATGCGGGGGGACTTATTCCCCCCTTTCTCTTAAGAAAGGAGATGTATTATGACAAATTTTGCAAAACAAATTATCAACCTTAAAACATCAATTGAAGTTCAGAAAAATTCAATTGTAAGTAAAACAATTACGACAAACTCTAATAGTTCTTTAACATTATTTGCATTTGATGCAGGGCAGTCTATCGCTGCTCATACTGCACCTGTAGATGCTGTTGTTCAGGTAGTGGAAGGCGATGTCAGGATAGTTATTTCAGGCGAAGAGTTTATTTTAAAAGAAGGCGAAATAATCCTGATGCCAAAACATGAACCGCATGAGCTTTTAGCTTTAAGCCCTTTTAAAATGGCGCTTTTTAAGGTATAAAGTATTATCTTAGAGGATAAACAACATAAAAATTCTACTTTGCAGTATAAGCATAATAGTTGTATAATTTCTCAATAAAAGCAAACGTGAGAATGGTAATAGAAGCAATGAAAAATATTATCAAGAGTATTATTATTTTGTTTTTTATTTTTTATAGTCTGTTTTTTGTGGCAGGAAGTACTCTATCCCCCGTTTTTGCTTATTTGAAGTTATATGATTATTCCGCGTTTTTAACCGGATTATATATGAGTGCCTGTCATCAGCAGCCTGACAGATCTTTTTGGATATTAGGCTATCCTTTAGCGTTATGTTGCAGATGTTATGGTTTTTATATAGGCGTTGTACTATCCGCTTTTCTTTCATTATGGAAGAACTTTCATCTCAATGTTCGTTCGTTTTATATTATGTTTGTGGTTGCGGCTATAGACATAGTTCTAAATTTTATGTTAAAAATAAATACAGGCAACAGTATAAGATTTTTAGTCGGGATAATAATGGGCTTTTTATTTATTGCCGTTGTTAATTATTTATTTGAGTATAAAAAGGAGTGGAAGAATGCAAGTTAAAAAGTTTATTTCAAGTTTCTTAGTTGTTTCGTTTTTATCTTTACTGGCGGCGCCTATATCTGCAGAAGCCCCAAAAACAAGTAATCAGAATTTATATGATTTCTTAAAAAACACTGAAAATATTACTGCATCTTATACTTATCCTTCTATGAAGTTATCTTCTGCAACATCAGGATAGGTAAAACTTCCCGGTCATACCCCGATTCTGATTAGAAATAATCAAACCATTACAACCAAAGATGTTGTTGATGGAACAACAGTTGATTTTTCGGTGTTATCGGATGTAAAATCACCGGAAGGATACGTAGTAATTTCTGCAGGGTCTAATGTAGCTGCAACAATTGAATTTTCGAGTTCTAAAGGAATGATTGGCAAATCGGGTACTGTTACAATAACTGATTTTCATACCAGAGCTATAGATGGAACTTATGTTCCTCTTTCATCATCTATATAAGCCAAACCTGAAGATAAAATGGTAATTTCGGTAGTATTAAGCGTTTTAATTTGTCCCTTATTTCTGTTGATGAAAGGTGATGATGCACAGGTACCTGCAGGCATAACAAAAACTGCATATACCGTTTCTGACGTGTATGTTAAAGTAAATAAACAATAGTCTTAAGCTCTTTTGAAATGGCGCTCTTTAAAGTTTAGAAAAGAACAGGTTATCAGGCTTTCAATATTATTATATTTGGGTTATGATTACCTGGAATAGCTTAGTGAGAGAGTACGATATATGCTTGATACAATATTAATTCCAATTATTGCTTGGATAGAAGAAGTTATTACACAGATGGGACCGCTTGGTATAGTGCTATTGATGGCAATTGAGTCTTGTAACATCCCTCTTCCGAGTGAGGCTATTTTACCTTTTGCCGGATACTTGGTTTCAAAAGGCGTTATGAGCATCCATATGGCGGCATTTGCGGGTGCTATAGGCTGTGTTGTAGGTTCTATTCCTTCGTATTATTTGGGGTATTTTGGTGGAAGACCTTTTATTGAGAAACATGGCAAATGGTTTTTAATAAGCAAAAAAGATATTGAAACAGCCGATAAATGGGCTGAAAAATGGGGAGAAATGGCTTTTTTCATTTGCAGAATGCTGCCTGTGGTAAGGACATTTATTTCTTTGCCCGCAGGGATTTTGAAGGTAAATCTTCCGCTTTTCCTTTTCTATACGTTTTTAGGTTCTTTGATTTGGAGTTATTTCCTTGTTTATGTCGGGATTAAGTTTGGTGAAAATATTGAGGCTTTCAAGGCTATATGGCACCAGTTTGATATTTTGATTGTTTTGATATGCGCCATTATTTTTGGAATATATTTGTATCACCACATTAAACACTTAAAAGAATCATAAAAAATTACTTTAAAAATTTCGATACAAACGGTGATGTTTCGCCTATGCGCATAAAATGCCCGGAAGGTCCTTCCCCTGTCATTTCAGAAAACCACGCTTCATGCTCCAATTCTTCGTTCAGGATTGCCTGAGATAAATCATAAGTACGATGGTCTTTTCCTGCTGTAAGATTACAAATATGATTATAGTTATAAACAGCGCATATCTCTGCTTCCAGCAGTACCTTAAGAATGGATTCGGTATTTGGGTTTTCAGGCAGCGAAGCAGGCGGGCAGGCTGAAATATTATGAAATTCAACCATTGAATCAGGCAGTTTGCCGCCAAGCTCATAAATTCTGGGTACCAGCGCCTCAAAGTGGTTTTTGTCTTCAAGCCTTGCGGTCTCTGTAATTTCTTTTAAACTTTCGGCTTCAACTCCCGTAAGGTTTGCTCTTAAGATTGTATAGTAATAGTACGTTGTTAATTCTGCCGCCGCATTTTTTACAAGCAGCTGTACCAGATTATCAACGTCGATGCCTGCCTTTTTAATTATTTCTATAGAGGTTTTAGACATAATATTCTCCCTGTTTAATTGCATAGAGTATATTAAACGGGTTTTAGAAAATTTTCATTCGCTAAATGATTATAAGCGCTAAGGTATTAACTTTCTTTTGAAAGCAAAGCGGCGTCCTTATAAATCAATTCAGGTAGGTTTTCCCTGTGGTTTTTTATCATCCATCCGAAATTGATATTTTTGTTATATTGATTGCCTGTATTGGTAACTTTCATTCTATTTCCTCGGTTATATAATAACCGCTGAAAAATTTTTTGCTACCGGATACAATTAATTTTTTTAAAAAATTTATGATTTGCCGTTCCACTCATTGAAGAACTCTTCAAGATAGTTTTGCATAAATTCGTGTCTTTTTTGGGCAATGTTTTTGGCGCTTTGTGTATTCATTCGTTCCGAGAGCAAAAGCAATTTTTCATAAAAATGGTTGACGGTAGTACCTTTTGCATTTTTGTATTCCTCGTAGCTGCTGTGCAGGTTGGGTTTTATCTCGGGATTGTACATTTCTTGCTCTGCAAAAGCTCCGTATGCAAAAGACCTTGCTATGCCGATAGCCCCTATTGCATCAAGCCTGTCTGAATCTTGGACAATTTCACCCTCTATTGTTTTCATGGGAGTTTTGACATTTGCACCTTTAAACGATAGTGTTGCAATAATATCACTCACATGTTGTGCTGTTTTCTCATCAACCGATATAGACATCAAAAAATCTTTTGCGATTTTTGGTCCTACAGAATCATCGCCGTTGTTGAATTTCCAGTCTGAAATATCATGCAAAAGAGCAGCAAGCTCTACGGTTAGAACATCGGCAGATTCTTCTGATTTAAGGATGTGTTTTGCATTTTGCCAAACTCGATATGCGTGCCACCAATCATGCCCGGTAGCTTCGCCGCAGAGTTTATTTTTAACAAACTCTGCTGTTTTCCCTATAAAAATCTGTTCGTTTTCGTTTATGCAGTTAGTTGTCATTTAGCCGCCTTTGCTTATTTTACTTTAATCTTAATATATCGGGCAATTCCCTTTATGGGATATTTACAAGTATAATATAAAAAAGGAAATCAATTGAAAAAACTACAAATAAAAAGAATTTATGAAAATCCGTCTTCTTCTGATGGCATTAGAATTTTAGTTGACAGATTATGGCCAAGAGGTGTAAGAAAAGAAGACGCTCATCTGGACTATTGGTTTAAAGATATAGCACCAAGTCCGCAATTGCGTACCTGGTTCGGACATAAGCCCGAACGCTTTCAAGAATTTTCAAAAGATTATATTAATGAATTAAAATACAGCAAAA encodes:
- a CDS encoding Crp/Fnr family transcriptional regulator, with the translated sequence MNIFDGIDEKDFEALTCCIQAVKKAYKKDEIIFNAGDKITSVCYVAEGKVQLVKDGYDGNKIIITNTVKGETFAEAFIFAEKEKSSICAIAMEDTQILFLNCKKILSICSNSCRFHKTLLENIVKIIATRNILLQERIELLSKKTLRDRILYMLFKEKTKHKTNIFEITYSREQMAEYIGADRSALSRELSKMKQEKILDYHKNSFKLY
- the hcp gene encoding hydroxylamine reductase yields the protein MDKMFCFQCEQTAGSTGCTKGGVCGKSAEVANLQDELTSSLIKLANVADKSEENTEILIDGLFTTITNVNFDGQSIQELTNKNIEKFGYKEFDIQSVWDCSEDVRSLKSLILFGLKGIAAYAHHARILGYKSDSVDDFFYEALRSISKDLSIEALLGLVLKTGKINLECMELLDKANTETYGNPVPTKVTTNIEKGPFIVVTGHDLHDLALLLEQSKDKGVNIYTHGEMLPCHAYPELKKYSHLKGNFGTAWQNQQKEFDNLPAAILFTTNCIMPVRDSYKDRVFTTSVVQYPQCTHIGADRDFSAVINKALELGGYSEDKKMTGINGGDVLTVGFGHNTVLSVADKVIDAVKAGALKHIFLVGGCDGAKPGRNYYTDFVKQTPADTFVLTLACGKFRFNDLDLGDIGGIPRLLDMGQCNDAYSAIKVAVELAKAFNCGVNELPLSLVLSWYEQKAVCILLTLLYLGIEDIRLGPTLPAFVSPNVLNILVEKFKIKPISTPHEDLKAILG
- a CDS encoding cupin domain-containing protein; its protein translation is MTNFAKQIINLKTSIEVQKNSIVSKTITTNSNSSLTLFAFDAGQSIAAHTAPVDAVVQVVEGDVRIVISGEEFILKEGEIILMPKHEPHELLALSPFKMALFKV
- a CDS encoding DUF2085 domain-containing protein, producing MVIEAMKNIIKSIIILFFIFYSLFFVAGSTLSPVFAYLKLYDYSAFLTGLYMSACHQQPDRSFWILGYPLALCCRCYGFYIGVVLSAFLSLWKNFHLNVRSFYIMFVVAAIDIVLNFMLKINTGNSIRFLVGIIMGFLFIAVVNYLFEYKKEWKNAS
- a CDS encoding DedA family protein, with the protein product MLDTILIPIIAWIEEVITQMGPLGIVLLMAIESCNIPLPSEAILPFAGYLVSKGVMSIHMAAFAGAIGCVVGSIPSYYLGYFGGRPFIEKHGKWFLISKKDIETADKWAEKWGEMAFFICRMLPVVRTFISLPAGILKVNLPLFLFYTFLGSLIWSYFLVYVGIKFGENIEAFKAIWHQFDILIVLICAIIFGIYLYHHIKHLKES
- the dps gene encoding DNA protection during starvation protein, which encodes MSKTSIEIIKKAGIDVDNLVQLLVKNAAAELTTYYYYTILRANLTGVEAESLKEITETARLEDKNHFEALVPRIYELGGKLPDSMVEFHNISACPPASLPENPNTESILKVLLEAEICAVYNYNHICNLTAGKDHRTYDLSQAILNEELEHEAWFSEMTGEGPSGHFMRIGETSPFVSKFLK
- a CDS encoding HD domain-containing protein produces the protein MTTNCINENEQIFIGKTAEFVKNKLCGEATGHDWWHAYRVWQNAKHILKSEESADVLTVELAALLHDISDWKFNNGDDSVGPKIAKDFLMSISVDEKTAQHVSDIIATLSFKGANVKTPMKTIEGEIVQDSDRLDAIGAIGIARSFAYGAFAEQEMYNPEIKPNLHSSYEEYKNAKGTTVNHFYEKLLLLSERMNTQSAKNIAQKRHEFMQNYLEEFFNEWNGKS
- a CDS encoding DUF488 domain-containing protein produces the protein MKKLQIKRIYENPSSSDGIRILVDRLWPRGVRKEDAHLDYWFKDIAPSPQLRTWFGHKPERFQEFSKDYINELKYSKTTIEQIKDMLKNENVTLVYAAKDPKINHAVILENVIKNS